The Streptomyces sp. NBC_01298 genome contains the following window.
GGCGTCCTTGGTGAGGCGGCCGAGACTGTCGTAGATGAAGGTGCGGTTTGCGCTGGTCGTGTACGTGCCGTCCGTGCCGGGGCGGGCGTACTGGTCCTGTGTGGGCCGGCCGGCCGCGTCGTAGGCGCTCCGTACCTGGGTGCCGGTGAGGGGATCGGTGGCGGTTTGGAGGCGGCCGCCCAGGTCGTAGGTGAACGCTGTTGTTCCTGCGGCGTCGGTGCGGGCTGTCATGTTGCCGTCCGCGTCGTAGACGTAGGCGGATTTACCTGAGGGGCCGTCGGCTTTCAGGAGCTGGCCGCGGTCGTTGTAGGTGTAGGTGTTGCCGGACAGGACACCGTCGCCGCCGGAGCCGGTCATGCGGTCGGCCAGGTCGTAGGTGAGTGTTCGAGGGCGGGTGGCCGCAGCCGTGCCGCTGCCGGTCTCGGCTGTGAGGCGGCCGAGGGCGTCGTAGGTGCGCTGACGCTTGACTCCTCCGGGGAGGAGTTCAGCGACCGGCTGGCCGGCGGCATCGTAGGTGGTGGTCCAGGTGCGGGACGAAGCGGTCGAGTGCTCGGCGGTGGCCGGTTCGATGGTGGACTCGGGCAGGCCCCACGGAGTGAAGGTGTAGTACGTCGCCTTGCCGCGGCCGTCGGTCAGGCGGGTGCGGTTGCCCGCCGCGTCGTAGCCGAAGGTCGTCGTGATGGCGTCGGTGGCCGTGACCGGTTCGATCTGCTTGGTCATCCGGCCGAGTGCGTCGTACGTGTACGTGCGGCGTGAGCCGGTGGCCGAGGTGGATGCCGTCACGTTGCCGTCGGCGTCGTACTCGGAGGAGACCGTACGGAGTGCGGTGGTGCCCGTGCCGAAGTCGGTGACGGTGGTGGGGTTGCCCAGCGCGTCGTAGGTGGTGGTCGTCTTGCGGCCGGTGGCGTCGGTGGTGTCGGTCGTGCGGCCGAGGCCGTCGTAGTCCAGCGTGGTGATGCCGCCGAGCGGGTCGGTGGTGGTCAGGATCTCGCCGGCCGCGTTGTGGGTGGCCCGGCTGAGGCCTTGGCCGGGGGTTCTGATCAGTCTCAGGTTGCTGGCGTCGTCCCATGCGTAGCGGGACACCAGGTTCTTGAGGGTGGGCTTGCGTTCGATGGTGGTCGCGGTCAGCTTGCGGCCGAGTTCGTCGTAGGTGGCCTGGGTGCGGGCGCCGGTCTGGTCGGTGGCTGACAGGGGAAGGCCGGTCGGTGTCCAGGTGTAGGTGCTGACGCCACCGCCGGACAGGGTTGTGGCAGCGCCGTTGAAGGTGGTGGTGCCCGGGGCCTTCAGGGTCGTTCCCTCAGCTCCGAGGGCTGGGTCGGTCTTGCTGGCCAGGTTGCCGAGCTGGTCGTAGGTGAAGTACGTCGCGCGGCCCAGTGGGTCGGTTTGCGACGTGGGGCGGCCGAGCTGGTCGTAGGCCGTGCGTGCGGTGGCGGTGATCGTGGTGCCGCCGGGCGGGGTGTAGTCGGGCAGGGTGACGGCTGTGGGGCGGCCCAGGTTGTCGGTCTCCGTGCGGGTCACCTGGCCGCGGGCGTCCCGTGCGTCGGTGGCCTCGGCGAAGGTGTTGTAGCCGGTGAGCGTCTTGGGCGTGGTGGCGGTTGCCGCGGCCCCGTTCTCCTCGGTCTGTACCTGAGGGGCGGTCTGCTCGACCAGGCGGCCGAGGGCGTCGTAGCGGCTGGTGGTGGTGTTCCCCCGCGGGCTGACCTCGGTGAGGGGCAGGCCCCGCGGGTCGAAGGTGGCGGAGCTGGTGCGGGTCGTGGTGCCGTCGGTGACGGTCGCCTTCTTGGGGTTGCCCGCCGTGTCGTACTCGGTGGTGGTGGTCAGCTTCTTGCCGGTGGCGTCGATGGTCTGCGTCGACTTGGTGACCCGGTCGTCGTCGTCGTAGGACAGGGTCGTGACCCGGTTGAGGCCGTTGGGGTCGAATGCGGTGCGTGTGGTGCGTCCGGTGGCGTCCACGGTGCTCGTTACCGTCGCGCGGCCGTTGCCGGTCGTCTGGCTTGTGAGGTTGCCCGCGCCGTCGTACTCGTTGGATTCGAGGACGATGTCGTGCGTGGTGGCATCGGACATGGTGACGCTCTTCGCCGTGGTCGTGGCTCTCAGCCCGTCGTCGAAGTACGTGAAGGCGGTGGTGGCGCCCATCGCGTCGGTCGTCGAGGCGAGGCGGCCTGCCGGGTCGTAGGCGTGGGAGACCAGGACGAGGTCGTGGGTCTGGCCGGACGGGTCGCCGGTCCAGTTCTTCAGGACCGACTCGGCGAGGTTGCCGCGCTTGGTGAAGGCGTGGGTGACGACGTTGCCCGCCGCGTCCGTTTCCTGGGTGACTCGGCCCATGGAGTCGTGGGTGAAGGCAGTCTCGTTGCCGGCCGCGTCGGTCACGCTCTCGTTGAGGCCTTGGGCGTTGTACCGGTAGGTGGTCGTTCGCGTGGGGTCGCCGCCCGTCGTGTCCTGGGTGGACTCGGTCAGCAGCAGACCGTCTTCGTCGTAGGTCCGGTTGACCTTGGCGGTGTGGGTGGTTCCGGTGATCTCGTTCTTGACACCGGGACCGGTCTCGGATGCGACTCGGGACATGGCGTTGTAGGTGTAGGTCGTCGTCACCCCGGTCGGAGTCGCGGTGGAGGTCTGGGCCTCGGTCAGTTTCCGGCCGAGACCGTCGTAGGTGTAGGTGGTGGCGAGGCCGGAGGGGGCCGTCGACTTGGCCAGGTCACCGTTGGCGAAGTACGCGTAGGAGACGGTCATGTCGCCGGTGCTCTTCTTGGTGGCGACCAGGCCGGCGGGGGTGGTGCCGCCACCGACTGCGGGCTCGCTGCCCGTGGTGTAGGTCGTAGTGGAGGTTCGGCCGTCGGCGAGGGTCACGGTGTCCGGCAGGCCGAGCGGCGTGTAGGTGGTGGTGGTCCGATAGCGGTTGTCGGCCGCGCTGGTGGAGCGTGCGTCGCGGGCGGCGGTCTGCTTGCCGTTACGGGGATCCAGCGGGTCGGCGGCGTTGTAGTAGTAGTCGGCGAACGCAGTCCAGCAGGAGTCCTCGTCCCGGCAGGTGGTGCTGGATACCGTGTTGCCGCGCTCGTCGTGGCCTGTGACGGTGGCGTGGCCGTTGGGATCAGTGACGGTGTGCAGGTAGCCGCCGGTGTCGTATGTGTAGGTCGTCACGTCGCCGTCGGCGTTCGTTGAGGCGGTGCGGCGCTGGCCGCGCACGGCGTCGTAGGTGCTGCTGGTGTTGGCCCCCGCGGGGTCGGTGACGGTCACGGTCGCCGTGAGGGAGGACCCTGAGGCGTTGGTGCGGGCGTTGTAGTGCTTGGCGACCTGCTCGCCGGTGAGGGGGGTCGGGTAGACGGCGACTTCGTCGATCTGACCGGTGAAGTAGTTCAGGCTGGGTCCGGGCGAGGCCGGCCAGTAGTTGGTGAAGCCGGCTCCTATGTAGGTGCGCGTGTTGGCCTGGTGCTGGGCCGGAACGTTGGTGGCCTGGGCAACCTGGGTTCCGTCGAGGTACAGGGTTTGGGTGGATCCCTTGGCTGTGATCGCGGCGTGGTGCCACTGGTTGTCGGTCACCGTGGCCAGTGAGGCGTTGGTGGCTGCGACCCCGGCGGTGAAGTACTGGCCGTGGAGCTTGTTGTCGGAGCCGACGTACAGCACGGGCGTGTAGGTGGCCGGTGCGTCGGGTAGCGCATGGCTCTGGTCGCTGAGCAGGGGGCCGGGCTTGGTGGTCTTGAACCAGAGCTCGGCCGAAAGGTCGGTTTCAGGAATGCGGGCGGCGGGGAGCTCGGCGTATCCGTCGCCTGCGAACTGGGCCGCCGGGCGGTCGCTCACGCCGAACGCGCCCGTGGTGTTCAGTGTCGCCTTGGTGTAAGCACCGTTGGCGCCGGTTGCGGTGACCTTGTTGGTGACGGTGGTGCCGTCGGCCTCGTCGAGCTGCCAGTAGCTGGACGGGGCGTCGGCCATGACCGCGCCCTGGTACTGATCGCCGTTGCCGGCAACCAGGCGTGTCCGCGCCTTGTAGTGGTTGGCGACGGCGGCGGCGGTCAAGCTCTTGTCGTAGATCGCCACCTCGTCGAGCTGACCAGAAAAGTAGCGCGTAGCACCCGGCTGTCCGTCCCAGTCCAGGCCGGAGTATCCGGCACCGAGGTAAGCCTGCGCCAGGGTCTCGGGCGCGACCGCCCCGCTCATGTAGCCGATCTTGGTGCCGTCGAGGTACAGCGTCTGGCCGATGGAACCGCCGGAGAGGGCCACATGGTGCCAGGCGTTGTCCGTCACAGCGGTGCTACTGATGATCGAGCCGCTCATCGTGCCGCGCCACAGCCGGCCACGGAGTTTCCCGTCCGCGTCAATGAGCAGACTGGGGTTCCACTTCGTGGGAGTGGTGCCCAGCTCGGTGTCTTGCAGCGAGAGGAGAACGCCGTTCGGCTTGTCAGTCCGGAACCACATCTCGATGGCAAGAGAGCTCGAGCCGCCGATGGACTCCGCGGGCACATCGATCGCGCCTGCGACTCCGTCCAGGGCGACCGAGCCGTCGTCGCCGTCCATGAAGGCACCGACCTGGCCGAGGGTGACCCCGTCGTGGTAGGAACCGTTGCCGCCGCTGGATATCTCGTCGGCCGCTGCCGCGCCGCTGCTGTCGCCCAGGCGCCAGTAGTTGACGGGGCCGGTCGTCTGCACGGCGTTGGTGTAGGCCTGAGAGCCCGCGGAGTACTGGGGTGCGGAGATTTTCCAGGTGCCGCCGGATTGGTCGGTGACCTGGGTGGCGCGCTCGGTGTTGCTGTCGTAGATGACCTTGGCGCCGATCCGGCCCGAGGGCAGGGTGGACTTGGTCAGTTTGGAGGTCCCGGTACGTGCGTCGTAGTGGGCGCGCACCGTGCCGGCGTCCAGGGCCCGGTGGTAGACGGCGGCCTCGTCCATGCTTCCGCTGAAGTAGCGAACCGCCCGGTCGGGGTTGTTGTCCCACTCGACACTGGAGTAGCCGGCGCCGAGGTACGCGAAGTTCTTATTGCTGTGGTCGACGGTCCCGGTGCGGGAGCCGACGCTCTGCCCGTCAAGGTAGAGGGTCTCGCTCGTCCCGCTGCTGGTGAGGGCTGCGTGATGCCAGGCCCCGTCACTGACCGCCGCGGACGAGGAGAGCGGCGCCTTCCATTCGCCAGCCAGCTCGAAGCCACCGCGGAGCTTGCCTGCCGCGTCGATGAGCAGGGCAGGGCTGAACCGGGTGGGTACACCGTCACCGAGCCGCGCGTTCTGGAACCCGACCAGGACACCGGGCTTGGTGGTCTTGAACCAGAGCTCCGCGGTCAGGACCTTCGAGGAGGCCAGCGTGGTCTCCGGGATCTCAATGTGAGAGCTGGTCCCGTCGAAGGTGGCAGCCTTGTTGCCCGTGCCGGTCAGAACACCCGGACTGGAGAGGCCGACGTCGCGGTAGCGGCCGGCGTTGAGGCCCGTACGCGAGACGGCTTCGCTCTCCGCGTCTTCGCCCTCGCTTTCGTTCAGCCGCCAGTAGGAGACCGGATTGGCGTCCAGGACCGTGCTTCGGTACTGCGAGCTGGTCGTGTACTCGTACACGGTGCACGCGGTGGTCGAGGTCGGCGGGCACACCTTTGTCAGCCTGCCGTTGCTGTAGGTGTACGTCCATGTCAGGGCCGGAGCACCCGGCCCGGTGGCGTCGGTGCTGACCGTGCTGACACGCCCGACACTCCAGGTGAAGGTCAAGGCACGCTTGGAGAGTGCGTCGGTGACCTTCGTGAGAAGGCCACCCGTATAGGTGAGGAGCTGCTGGCGTCCGTTGCCGTCCGCGACCTTCTTCAGCAGGCCCGCGGCATCGAAGGTGTACAGGGCGCCGCCGGCGTCGCGCAGTGTCCACCCACCACCGCTGACGGAGGTCAGGGCGCCCATGGAGCCCGAGGGAGCGGTGTAGGTGCCGTCGTTGTTCCGGCCGAATCGGACCTGGCTGCCACTCGCGAGAGTGATCATGACGTTGCCGTCGGTCTCGGCCTTGGCCCGCATGTCCCAGCGCGTCGCCCAGCCGGCGCCGAAGGCACTGCTCTGGCGGGGGTCCTGGGAGTTGTACGTCCGGGTGACCGCGAGTTCCGGGCCCACGACCGGGATCGCGGCGTCGGTGGCGGCGGTCGCGTAGTTGCCGGCACGCTCGCCGAATTCGCGTCCGTTGTCAGTGCCGCCGAGATGCGAGGTGATCACAGGCTGCGGGACCTGAGTGGTCAACATCGACGGCTGAGTCTGAGCCGACTTGGCCTGCCCGTCATTCGCATACCCGTACCACGCGTACGTCTTCGACCAGCTCAGCCAGCCAGCGGTCACCACCCAGCTCTGCGACGGGGTGGCCGGAGACTGACGGCAGTTCTTCCGCGCGTCCTTGCCCTCGACCTCGCACACCTCGAACTGGTATGTCAATGCACTGGGAAAGCGGTCCTTGTCGGCCGCGGCGATCCAAAGGGGCGGAGTGAGCGTGTCACTGAGGGAGCCGCTCGGCGGGGCCGCGCCGGTGAGGTAGGGCGGGATGTTCACCGCTTCAACCTTGATGGCCACAGCTGGAACGCCTTGAGAGGCGAAGGAGTTGACCCCGACCTCATCCATCGTCCACGCGATCGTGTAAGTCCCGGGGGTCAGCGCCGCAATATTCGCGTCAACCGTCGCTGAGCCGCCTGGGGGAACATCGTTGGGCATGTTCGTCCAGCGGATCTTGCTCCAGTAGTCACCGCCCACAAGCTTCCCTGCCCCGTCGTACAGGTCGTAGCGCAGCTTGAAGTTGCCGGCCTTGGGCCAGGTCTGCTGGCCCTGGTTGGTGACGGTGACCTTGAACGTGCCCTCGGACGTCGCCGTCATCGGCTGGACGAAACCGCCCATCTGATACGCGGCTCCGTACTTTGTCCACGTCACATCCAGGCTCGGGGCCCCGCTGGGGTAGTCGTCCGAGCCGAACTGCTTCCAGCTCTTCGAGTCGGTGGTCGAGGCCTTGACCGCGAGGCCGTAGTTCGGCTTGCGGCCATGCGTCCAGTCATCCACCAGCTGACGGCCTGCAGAACCGAGAGGGATGCCGTCCCAGGCCGGCGCACAAGCCCAGGTAGTCGTTCCCTCCGGACGCCAGGCGTGCGCAAAGCTCTTCGAACCGAGTGCGGGACCGGTCGCCGGGCCAGGCCAGGTCGAGGTGCTGGACTCGGACCAGTTCGAAGTGATCTGGTGCACCGTCACGGGGCGGGCCGTGCACGACTGCGACCACGTGTTGTACAGCGAGAGGGTCGCGCCGATCACGTACCCGTTCTTGAGTGCGCCGCTGCCCAGCCCGTCGAACTTCAGGAAGCTGGCCGCCTTGTGACCGCCTCCGTCGTACGTGCCGACCTTGATGTTGGTGTTGCTGGCGAAGTTCGTGTCGTACGGGTACTCGACGAACGTGCCCGAGGTGGCCGACACGCCCGCCACGGTCGGGTCCACCTTCACGGGAAAGACCCGCTCCGGGGCGGACAGCCATTCCGCGTCCAGCGAGACGACAAGGATCGGGCGGCCGCCCGATTCCTCCAGCGAGTAGGTGACGCCGGAGGAGATGACACCCTCATTGGAGTTCTCCGCGCGGTTGGAGTCCTCCATCCAGCCCGCGGGCATCCAGCCCTGCTGCTTGCCTGCGGCATCCGTGAAGGCCACACCGCCGAAGCCGTCGAGCTTCGCAGTCAGGCCGTTCAGGGTAAGGGGGAATCGCCACTGAGTGGGAGCGGTCTTGTCCTTGAGAATCAGCGTCTCCTTGATGGAGTCGCTGCCCGCTATCAGCTCCACATCGGAGGACGCGCGGACCTCGGGATAGGTGATGACGCTTCCCTCGACCTTGCCCGTCGAGTGAGCAGCTCCCTCGATCCCGTAGCCGATGGACTCGGCGTCGCTCACACCGATACGTGCCAGGGTCGCCGAGTCCGCAAACTCGGCGAAGTACACCGAATCCTGTGTCGATCGGGGCTGCCAACCCGACTCGGAGAGACTCATCGTTCGCGCGCCACTGGCTACAGGCTTGATCAGCTGCGTGTCGATAGGATTCCATTTCCCTTCACGGGAAAGGAAGTTGACCGGCTCGTTGTAGTAGCGAGTCGTGTACGTGCCGTCCTTGTTGAGGAACGTCCGCGCACGCTCTGCGCGCTCCCCAGCCACTTCGGTACTCGCCTTGGAGTCGAAACCCTTCGGTGCGGGAACCGAAGGAGCAGCGACCACAATCGACGGAAGCGAAGCCGGCGACTTGGGTTCAACGCCCAGCTCTATCTGAGACGAACCACCACCCTGCGGCAACTCGCCTGGCGCTTTCTGCGCGCCACTGCGCCCACCGCCGACAGAAGCACCGGTCGCACTCCCGGCAGCATCGTGGCTGCGACCGCGCGCCGAACCCCAAGCCTGCCCTGGGCGCTCCCCCGCACCAGAACCCTTCGCGGCGGTGACCCACTGGTTCACGGCCAGGGCGGCCTGCTCCGTCCCGGCCAACACGGCCATGACGAAGGCAATGACAACGACGAACGGACGCGCGATGCGCACGAAGAGCCCCCACAAGAACGATCAAGAGGGGGCTATTCCTATCTGGAATCACAGCCACCGCACAACAGGTAACTGAACTTCAATTAAACCCAGTTACCTGAATTCAGTAGCGGGCAGATAGATCCATTTACTGCCGGATCGTGCCCAATTCCCGGGACAAGCGACGCTCCGAGTGGTGAATGTCACGTGCGAGCGCCCCCGGTCGCAGCCGCGGCGGTATCGCCATATGGGTGAATCGCCCCGAACTCCTCACTGCCTGGAGTCTGAACCTCGTTCGACTTCCGCTGCTGGCTGTCGTACCTGGGTTGATTTTGAAGCCAGCGCCAGGGAGATCAGGCCGCAGGGTCGTTGCGTGAGGGTGCTTCGCCAGGGTGGCCGGGACCAGCCGCCGCCTACTTCACCCGGGACACTGAGTGATCGACCGCGCCCCCTGACGCCCGCCGTGCGCACCATGCTGGCCGCGGCGACCGGTCGGCCTTGCGGAGTCAGAGGGCTTCCGCTGGTGGACGGCAAACCGGCGCCGCTCCCGTACAGCGTCCTCTACCCGGCTGGGCGGCCCCGTGGACGGCGCACCGTTCTCCGACGCCTCCGAGGACGCTCACCTCACCTATCAGGTGACGATCGTCGCCGCCCGGATCGACCAGGCGGAGTGGCTGGCCGACCGAGTCCGCCTGGGGTTCCTCGACCGAACCTCGGCCGGCGGGTGGGAGCAGCCACTCAGCGTGGCGGGCGGCACGGTGTGGGCTCGCGAGCTCATCGCGGACGACGGCGCAGGCTCCACCACAGCAGGGGATCTCGTGGCGTACGTTCAGCGGTACAAGGCGAGCGTCACAACTTCGGGATGAACGCCGCGAGGGCGGGAGCCCTCGAAAGGTGATCTCCCGCCCCGTGGCCTCGTTAGACGCGCTCGGAGAGGTGGACGACCTCTTCGACCTGATCTTGATCGGGCTCGGCGGGCGCTACGCGGTCCGCGATTACACGGCGCAGCCGCGTCACTTTGGGCCCCCAGAACTCCCTCGTGAGGCTCACAAGCCGCTTCGTCACGGGCGGGCCGATGACCGCCGCGCACACCGCGATGAGGGTGGTTTCCGTCCCATTCTCCACGATCGCCGAGATGGTGATGTTGATGAACTGCACTGGAACTCCATGTCGATGAACAGGCGCCGCTCGCCCGTTCTGGAGATCAGGCAGCGAGCGCCCAGGAATGTACTGGGGCATCGAGGTGGAGTCCGAGCTGAGGTCCGCGTGGGATCTCAGGTGAAGCCATTCTGAGCAGGCCGCATGGCGATGTGTCGTGGGGCGGTACGTGGGAGACGAACTCGTAGCTGCCGATACCCAGCAGTCGGTCCAGGGCTCGTTGGATCTGTCGCCTCAGGCGGGCGAGCTTGCGGCCGAGCTGGGCGAGTTCGGCGTTCGACATGCGTTGCAGGGTGCGCACCAGCTGTCCTTGGGGCGCGTCAAATAGGTGCGGCTGTACCGGATCACGCAGTGCCTGGCTGCTCGGTGGGAACTGGCTGTCCAGCGCGAGGGGGGTCGGCGGTGTGGTGTCCGCCGGGCGGTGCGGGCCGGCAACGGTCCAGCCCTCCTTGCGAAGGTCTCGGACGCGGCGGTCCGCTAGCTCCGATGCAACACCATTTCCGATGACCTCTGTTGCAGCCAGGAGCCGCAGAGCGGTAGCGCGCTTACCTGCACCAGGGGCACCCGCGACCACGACGACCTGTTGGGTGGAAATCCCGTGCGCCACCCTGCCCATGGTCAGGAGTTGGGGATCCCTCCATTCCGGATCCAGCTCTCGGAGGGGAGAAGCACAGCCCTTGGCGGCCCTGGGGGGCGCCATCTCATCCATGTGCGGGCCGTGATCGGTCACGTGGTGATTTTAGCCTCTCAGCGGACGAGTTGAAGGTGATCTGACCGTCGTTTGGACGGCGGTAGGCTGATCAGGTAGAGCCAGCCGGTCGCCACCGGTAGGTCACTCCCTCACCGCGGAGGCCCCGCGCGGACGCCTAACCCGATCAACGGGTGGGCCGGTTCCCCGACATCGTCGAGGGACGGGGGCCTCCCTGACGTGCGGCTGCCGTCCCGGAATCGGACAGCAGACCCTTGCAGATCCAGAAATACTCGCGGCGCGGCATCACGCGCATCCTGTGGCTTAAGGCCGTCAAAGACACTGGCCACCTTCCTACTCGGGCGGAGCTGACCGCCGGTACCGACCTGACGAACGCCATCGCGGCGATCGACGGCTGGTCGCTGTCGAACCAGGCGATCGAGACCCCGGACCTGGGTTCGACGTTCGAGTCGAAGATCCCCGGCACTGATCAGGCGGACGACTCGTCCCTCGGCTTCTACGAGGACAAGGTCGCCGACGAGGTCGAGCAGCTCCTGACGAAGGACTCCACCGGCTGGGT
Protein-coding sequences here:
- a CDS encoding LamG-like jellyroll fold domain-containing protein, whose amino-acid sequence is MSDAESIGYGIEGAAHSTGKVEGSVITYPEVRASSDVELIAGSDSIKETLILKDKTAPTQWRFPLTLNGLTAKLDGFGGVAFTDAAGKQQGWMPAGWMEDSNRAENSNEGVISSGVTYSLEESGGRPILVVSLDAEWLSAPERVFPVKVDPTVAGVSATSGTFVEYPYDTNFASNTNIKVGTYDGGGHKAASFLKFDGLGSGALKNGYVIGATLSLYNTWSQSCTARPVTVHQITSNWSESSTSTWPGPATGPALGSKSFAHAWRPEGTTTWACAPAWDGIPLGSAGRQLVDDWTHGRKPNYGLAVKASTTDSKSWKQFGSDDYPSGAPSLDVTWTKYGAAYQMGGFVQPMTATSEGTFKVTVTNQGQQTWPKAGNFKLRYDLYDGAGKLVGGDYWSKIRWTNMPNDVPPGGSATVDANIAALTPGTYTIAWTMDEVGVNSFASQGVPAVAIKVEAVNIPPYLTGAAPPSGSLSDTLTPPLWIAAADKDRFPSALTYQFEVCEVEGKDARKNCRQSPATPSQSWVVTAGWLSWSKTYAWYGYANDGQAKSAQTQPSMLTTQVPQPVITSHLGGTDNGREFGERAGNYATAATDAAIPVVGPELAVTRTYNSQDPRQSSAFGAGWATRWDMRAKAETDGNVMITLASGSQVRFGRNNDGTYTAPSGSMGALTSVSGGGWTLRDAGGALYTFDAAGLLKKVADGNGRQQLLTYTGGLLTKVTDALSKRALTFTWSVGRVSTVSTDATGPGAPALTWTYTYSNGRLTKVCPPTSTTACTVYEYTTSSQYRSTVLDANPVSYWRLNESEGEDAESEAVSRTGLNAGRYRDVGLSSPGVLTGTGNKAATFDGTSSHIEIPETTLASSKVLTAELWFKTTKPGVLVGFQNARLGDGVPTRFSPALLIDAAGKLRGGFELAGEWKAPLSSSAAVSDGAWHHAALTSSGTSETLYLDGQSVGSRTGTVDHSNKNFAYLGAGYSSVEWDNNPDRAVRYFSGSMDEAAVYHRALDAGTVRAHYDARTGTSKLTKSTLPSGRIGAKVIYDSNTERATQVTDQSGGTWKISAPQYSAGSQAYTNAVQTTGPVNYWRLGDSSGAAAADEISSGGNGSYHDGVTLGQVGAFMDGDDGSVALDGVAGAIDVPAESIGGSSSLAIEMWFRTDKPNGVLLSLQDTELGTTPTKWNPSLLIDADGKLRGRLWRGTMSGSIISSTAVTDNAWHHVALSGGSIGQTLYLDGTKIGYMSGAVAPETLAQAYLGAGYSGLDWDGQPGATRYFSGQLDEVAIYDKSLTAAAVANHYKARTRLVAGNGDQYQGAVMADAPSSYWQLDEADGTTVTNKVTATGANGAYTKATLNTTGAFGVSDRPAAQFAGDGYAELPAARIPETDLSAELWFKTTKPGPLLSDQSHALPDAPATYTPVLYVGSDNKLHGQYFTAGVAATNASLATVTDNQWHHAAITAKGSTQTLYLDGTQVAQATNVPAQHQANTRTYIGAGFTNYWPASPGPSLNYFTGQIDEVAVYPTPLTGEQVAKHYNARTNASGSSLTATVTVTDPAGANTSSTYDAVRGQRRTASTNADGDVTTYTYDTGGYLHTVTDPNGHATVTGHDERGNTVSSTTCRDEDSCWTAFADYYYNAADPLDPRNGKQTAARDARSTSAADNRYRTTTTYTPLGLPDTVTLADGRTSTTTYTTGSEPAVGGGTTPAGLVATKKSTGDMTVSYAYFANGDLAKSTAPSGLATTYTYDGLGRKLTEAQTSTATPTGVTTTYTYNAMSRVASETGPGVKNEITGTTHTAKVNRTYDEDGLLLTESTQDTTGGDPTRTTTYRYNAQGLNESVTDAAGNETAFTHDSMGRVTQETDAAGNVVTHAFTKRGNLAESVLKNWTGDPSGQTHDLVLVSHAYDPAGRLASTTDAMGATTAFTYFDDGLRATTTAKSVTMSDATTHDIVLESNEYDGAGNLTSQTTGNGRATVTSTVDATGRTTRTAFDPNGLNRVTTLSYDDDDRVTKSTQTIDATGKKLTTTTEYDTAGNPKKATVTDGTTTRTSSATFDPRGLPLTEVSPRGNTTTSRYDALGRLVEQTAPQVQTEENGAAATATTPKTLTGYNTFAEATDARDARGQVTRTETDNLGRPTAVTLPDYTPPGGTTITATARTAYDQLGRPTSQTDPLGRATYFTYDQLGNLASKTDPALGAEGTTLKAPGTTTFNGAATTLSGGGVSTYTWTPTGLPLSATDQTGARTQATYDELGRKLTATTIERKPTLKNLVSRYAWDDASNLRLIRTPGQGLSRATHNAAGEILTTTDPLGGITTLDYDGLGRTTDTTDATGRKTTTTYDALGNPTTVTDFGTGTTALRTVSSEYDADGNVTASTSATGSRRTYTYDALGRMTKQIEPVTATDAITTTFGYDAAGNRTRLTDGRGKATYYTFTPWGLPESTIEPATAEHSTASSRTWTTTYDAAGQPVAELLPGGVKRQRTYDALGRLTAETGSGTAAATRPRTLTYDLADRMTGSGGDGVLSGNTYTYNDRGQLLKADGPSGKSAYVYDADGNMTARTDAAGTTAFTYDLGGRLQTATDPLTGTQVRSAYDAAGRPTQDQYARPGTDGTYTTSANRTFIYDSLGRLTKDAVTRTTGTAVQGQAYDYDLADQLVKKTTTGTAGAATNTYTYDLADRMTSWNDGTTNTPYEWDKAGNLTKRGTLTGTYDSRNRLETWGTESYDYSARGTEQTITDSTDANATRQIKSDAFERTITNGTSTFTYDSLDRVLTHNTSAFTYDGGSNSLVTDATTTYSRMPGGSVLSTATTSQTGTARLAVTDQHSDLVASLNPDGTTLAGSRSYDPFGTTTATSGTNPTVGYQSGWTDPTSGEVNMAARWYQPSIGSFTSRDTWQLDPNPSVQANRYAYANASPLNGTDPTGHFLDPGISRWATPPRVAPSLAPPRPSTPTGSGFSWGGFGFRVAGRVGGVIGAVIGIVGNPTPTYTTSCENSPLGCAYLNPDNFPRLGGHCNHWLCGNGSAPAGTSTPSQIGTTPSGSPGGRWGGPGRGAGGGGCYSGCRPPAPPIDQNPNNGEHPVPAPKHTASVDDAAIRIARWTLEDGWEARYDADDILAMTASGFAPDQAAEPLDGYSPVPGMGGAGGQTGRDWCNTGPGWDGTKVYLPLKRHAGVCVASGAYADLTQKDYTPPPRPGLGFPLAGLNDLPLDNRSRGHLIGFAMGGSNKDRRNFVPLYQTANQAMYDHAEDPVVQSIKSGGHQFVHVEPVYGDPKSPIPTRVRFESSGTVDVRCEFDNNVAATYECW
- a CDS encoding phage tail tube protein, translated to MQIQKYSRRGITRILWLKAVKDTGHLPTRAELTAGTDLTNAIAAIDGWSLSNQAIETPDLGSTFESKIPGTDQADDSSLGFYEDKVADEVEQLLTKDSTGWVVILRKGDVPGSRSMDVFPVRIGSRSPQYSVDNEAAKFTVAFSITEKPLQDAVVPPAGPKTLPAAT